In the Rhizobium sp. CB3090 genome, one interval contains:
- a CDS encoding AraC family transcriptional regulator, with protein MTLAFNPNQELASIVARFATGDGEHRTPIDGLNLYRQSAVTVWQHGAYRPSYAVVVQGRKSLTVGADTYHYGVGEYILTALDLPVSTQVTNVRNDTPYLCFSMVLDSERLKELLSRVNIPRQAMTAEPMRGLAVNAASPELLDASLRLLRLLDRPEDIPAMAPLIEQEILYRLLTGPNGPRLLQVAMAESQSNRVARAVAWIRGNFAQPLRIEELAERVGMSVSSLHHHFKAVTAMTPMQYQKQLRLHEARRLMIVEQLDVGSAGHRVGYQSPSQFSREYSRLYGLPPLRDVEGMRSPVPAE; from the coding sequence ATGACACTGGCTTTCAATCCCAATCAGGAACTCGCCTCCATCGTTGCCCGTTTCGCCACAGGGGACGGAGAACACCGCACGCCGATAGACGGTCTCAATCTATACCGGCAGTCGGCGGTCACCGTTTGGCAACACGGGGCCTATCGACCCTCCTATGCCGTTGTGGTTCAGGGGCGGAAGAGCTTGACGGTGGGGGCCGATACCTACCACTATGGTGTCGGCGAGTATATTCTGACCGCCCTCGACCTGCCGGTATCGACGCAGGTCACCAATGTCCGCAATGACACTCCCTATCTTTGCTTCTCCATGGTGCTCGACAGCGAGCGGCTGAAGGAGCTGTTATCGCGTGTCAATATTCCGCGCCAAGCAATGACGGCGGAACCTATGCGCGGGCTGGCGGTCAATGCGGCATCACCGGAACTGCTCGATGCCTCGCTGCGGCTGCTTAGACTGCTCGACCGACCTGAGGATATTCCGGCCATGGCGCCGTTGATCGAGCAGGAGATTCTTTATCGTTTGCTGACCGGTCCGAACGGCCCTCGATTGCTGCAGGTCGCCATGGCCGAAAGCCAGAGCAACCGAGTGGCGCGTGCGGTTGCCTGGATACGCGGCAATTTCGCCCAGCCGCTGCGCATCGAGGAGCTGGCGGAACGCGTCGGCATGAGCGTTTCCTCGCTGCATCACCATTTCAAAGCCGTGACTGCCATGACGCCGATGCAATACCAGAAGCAGCTTCGTCTACACGAGGCGCGGCGATTGATGATCGTGGAGCAGTTGGATGTCGGCTCCGCCGGCCATCGCGTCGGCTATCAGAGCCCGTCGCAGTTCAGCCGCGAATATAGCCGCCTTTATGGCCTGCCACCGTTGAGGGATGTCGAGGGCATGCGCAGCCCGGTCCCGGCGGAAT